The proteins below come from a single Streptomyces sp. M92 genomic window:
- a CDS encoding PAS domain-containing protein — MSSHLSADHPAAQPPGPGSVEALISQARRLRGDVDAVRRDSQGDGTDPHGRWQRALYDLALHQLSDLDAHLAQLRDGPAPAPRPGSLLSRVGSAEWNLLTDEAEWSGELFQILGRDPAALPLSLDEFPSLVLTEDRPKLTAMVTDCLVDGRPIDGEFRVVRPDGTVRTVHMMGEPVLDADGSTASMWAVLRDVSALRRSQRAVSETRDSFRHRPRAADTGQRPAAGPREAVPPPWHGLLRFPDRGRPGLDLAAGYLPAEAGPSRISVWYDACPLTGDETLLSVGELPCAEGDPAQGPAMVIGALRGLATAGVRPAGLPDRLARSLRSTALPPVRGAVYCGYRPDSRTVTCAHADGPAPLLFRDGTGHAPAWQAETTLEAGDLLLVHNGGLVPAERRRLLALAPRLSKTSSARDVLRIVSEGTGRSLRREDACVLVARVTRK; from the coding sequence ATGTCGTCCCATCTCTCCGCGGACCACCCAGCCGCCCAGCCACCGGGACCCGGCTCGGTCGAGGCGCTGATATCGCAGGCGCGGCGGCTCAGGGGCGACGTGGACGCCGTACGACGGGACAGTCAGGGCGACGGAACGGACCCCCACGGCCGCTGGCAGCGCGCCCTGTACGACCTGGCGCTGCATCAGCTCAGCGACCTCGACGCGCACTTGGCGCAGCTGCGGGACGGACCGGCGCCCGCGCCCCGCCCGGGTTCGCTGCTCAGCAGGGTCGGCAGCGCGGAGTGGAACCTGCTGACGGACGAGGCCGAGTGGTCCGGGGAGCTCTTCCAGATCCTCGGCCGCGACCCCGCCGCCCTCCCCCTGAGCCTCGACGAGTTCCCGTCCCTGGTCCTCACCGAGGACCGGCCGAAGCTGACCGCGATGGTCACGGACTGCCTCGTCGACGGCCGGCCCATCGACGGGGAGTTCCGCGTCGTGCGCCCCGACGGCACCGTACGGACCGTGCACATGATGGGCGAGCCCGTGCTCGACGCCGACGGCAGCACCGCCTCGATGTGGGCGGTGCTGCGGGACGTCAGCGCACTGCGCCGCAGCCAGCGGGCCGTGAGCGAGACCCGTGACTCGTTCCGGCACCGCCCGCGGGCCGCGGACACCGGGCAACGGCCCGCGGCCGGACCGCGGGAGGCCGTGCCACCGCCCTGGCACGGCCTCCTGCGGTTCCCGGACCGGGGACGGCCCGGCCTCGACCTGGCGGCCGGCTACCTGCCCGCCGAGGCGGGCCCGTCCCGAATCAGCGTCTGGTACGACGCGTGCCCGCTCACCGGTGACGAGACGCTGCTGAGCGTCGGCGAACTCCCCTGCGCCGAAGGCGACCCGGCCCAGGGTCCGGCGATGGTGATCGGCGCGCTGCGCGGCCTGGCGACGGCGGGCGTCCGGCCCGCCGGACTTCCGGACCGGCTCGCCCGGTCGCTGCGGTCCACCGCCCTGCCGCCCGTGCGCGGTGCCGTGTACTGCGGCTACCGGCCCGACAGCCGCACCGTGACGTGCGCGCACGCCGACGGCCCCGCCCCGCTGCTGTTCCGCGACGGGACGGGGCACGCGCCGGCCTGGCAGGCCGAGACCACCCTCGAAGCCGGTGACCTGTTACTGGTGCACAACGGCGGACTCGTGCCGGCGGAGCGACGACGCCTCCTCGCCCTGGCTCCCCGGCTGTCCAAAACGAGCTCGGCGCGAGACGTCCTGCGGATCGTGTCGGAGGGGACCGGCCGGTCCCTGCGCCGGGAGGACGCCTGCGTGCTGGTGGCCCGGGTGACGCGGAAGTAG
- a CDS encoding DNA-binding protein NsdB — protein MSKEPNTRLSDLFGLAGWSKGELARLVNRQAAAMGHPQLATDTSRVRRWIDMGEIPRDPVPRVLAVLFTERLGRVVTIEDLGLVRHGRAGKRSRGGSEEHPDGVPWAPERTAAVLTEFTGMDLMLNRRGLVGAGAALAAGSALSSAMHDWLHTDPALAADAPDLHHPLHADSAGFDRYEAAPVGSQEVEELERSVEVFRAWDAARGGGLQRKAVVGQLNEVGGMLAYHHPPHLQRRLWGVAANLAVLAGWMSHDVGLEPTAQKYFVIAAHAAREGGDRPRAGEALSRAARQMVHLGKPDEALDLMKLAQSGSGEQVLPRTKAMLYTIEAWAQASMGKGQAMRRTLGRAEDLFVSDKADVPPPDWMQTFKEEDLYGMQALAYRTLAEFEPGAAAHAQHYADKALALRVDGRQRSKIFDYLSMASACFIADDPEQADRYARLALVSMGSNSSQRTWDRLRQMYRLTAQYAGYPKIQELREEIELALPKGKTSKGRGSGGRAAQA, from the coding sequence GTGAGCAAAGAACCCAACACCCGTCTGTCGGACCTGTTCGGCCTGGCCGGCTGGTCCAAGGGCGAGCTCGCGAGGCTGGTCAACCGGCAGGCGGCGGCCATGGGCCATCCGCAGCTGGCGACCGACACCTCGCGGGTGCGGCGGTGGATCGACATGGGAGAGATCCCGCGCGATCCGGTGCCGCGGGTGCTGGCGGTTCTGTTCACCGAGCGTCTCGGCCGTGTCGTGACCATCGAGGACCTCGGTCTGGTCCGGCACGGGCGCGCGGGGAAACGGTCACGCGGCGGGAGCGAGGAACATCCCGACGGAGTGCCGTGGGCGCCCGAGCGGACCGCGGCGGTCCTCACCGAATTCACGGGAATGGACCTCATGCTCAACCGACGCGGCTTGGTGGGCGCGGGCGCCGCGCTCGCCGCGGGCTCCGCACTCAGCAGCGCCATGCACGACTGGCTGCACACCGACCCGGCCCTGGCGGCCGATGCTCCCGACCTCCACCACCCCCTGCACGCCGACTCCGCCGGGTTCGACCGCTACGAGGCCGCCCCCGTCGGGTCGCAGGAAGTGGAGGAACTGGAGCGCTCGGTCGAAGTGTTCCGCGCCTGGGACGCCGCCCGCGGCGGCGGCCTCCAGCGCAAGGCCGTGGTGGGCCAGCTCAACGAGGTGGGCGGCATGCTCGCCTACCACCACCCACCCCACCTCCAGCGGCGCCTGTGGGGCGTCGCCGCCAACCTCGCCGTCCTCGCGGGCTGGATGTCGCACGACGTCGGCCTGGAACCCACGGCCCAGAAGTACTTCGTCATCGCCGCCCACGCCGCACGCGAGGGCGGCGACCGTCCCCGGGCCGGCGAGGCGCTCTCCCGGGCGGCCCGCCAGATGGTGCACCTGGGCAAGCCCGACGAGGCTCTGGACCTGATGAAGCTCGCCCAGTCGGGCTCCGGCGAGCAGGTGCTGCCGCGCACCAAGGCCATGCTCTACACGATCGAGGCCTGGGCCCAGGCGTCCATGGGCAAGGGCCAGGCGATGCGCCGCACCCTGGGCCGGGCCGAGGACCTCTTCGTCTCCGACAAGGCGGACGTGCCGCCGCCGGACTGGATGCAGACGTTCAAGGAGGAGGACCTGTACGGCATGCAGGCCCTGGCCTACCGGACGCTCGCCGAGTTCGAGCCGGGAGCCGCCGCCCACGCCCAGCACTACGCGGACAAGGCCCTGGCCCTCAGGGTCGACGGCCGGCAGCGGTCGAAGATCTTCGACTACCTGTCCATGGCCTCCGCCTGCTTCATCGCCGACGACCCCGAACAGGCGGACCGGTACGCGCGCCTGGCCCTGGTGTCGATGGGGTCCAACTCCTCCCAGCGGACCTGGGACCGCCTGCGGCAGATGTACCGGCTCACCGCGCAGTACGCCGGCTACCCGAAGATCCAGGAGCTGCGGGAGGAGATCGAACTGGCGCTGCCCAAGGGGAAGACGTCCAAGGGCAGGGGGAGCGGCGGCAGGGCGGCCCAGGCGTAG